The following coding sequences lie in one Halogeometricum rufum genomic window:
- a CDS encoding PHP-associated domain-containing protein → MHVKILDERVASRAKARGIDVLVYAPHFERLPDIRETAAKFTDDELLVVPAREVFTGTWRQRRHLLALGLSSPVPDFITMEAAFATFARQEAAVLVPHPGFLNVSLGREEVRAHADEIHAIETYNGKLFSGQNRLGRELSAAFGIPGFASSYAHLSGSVGEAWTEFDRAIESTEDLVTALREGAPRRVMYRSGVGHGLRTALEFAHLGFENSWGKIDRLFLSGMEPTHPGHIAYDGDFDDVREY, encoded by the coding sequence ATGCACGTGAAGATTCTGGACGAGCGCGTCGCGTCCCGGGCGAAAGCCCGCGGCATCGACGTGCTGGTGTACGCTCCGCACTTCGAACGCCTGCCCGACATCCGGGAGACGGCCGCGAAGTTCACCGACGACGAGTTGCTGGTGGTTCCGGCGCGGGAGGTGTTCACCGGGACGTGGCGGCAGCGTCGGCACCTCCTCGCCCTCGGCCTCTCCTCGCCCGTGCCGGACTTCATCACGATGGAAGCCGCGTTCGCCACCTTCGCGCGGCAGGAGGCGGCGGTCCTCGTCCCTCACCCCGGCTTCCTCAACGTGAGCCTCGGCCGCGAGGAGGTCCGCGCGCACGCCGACGAGATACACGCCATCGAGACGTACAACGGGAAGCTGTTCTCCGGGCAGAACCGACTGGGGCGGGAGTTGTCCGCGGCGTTCGGCATCCCCGGCTTCGCCTCCTCGTACGCCCACCTCAGCGGTAGCGTCGGCGAGGCGTGGACGGAGTTCGACCGGGCCATCGAATCGACCGAGGACCTCGTGACGGCCCTTCGCGAGGGCGCTCCTCGACGCGTCATGTACCGCTCGGGCGTCGGCCACGGCCTGCGCACCGCCCTCGAGTTCGCGCACCTCGGGTTCGAGAACTCGTGGGGGAAGATAGACCGACTGTTCCTCTCGGGGATGGAGCCGACCCACCCCGGTCACATCGCCTACGACGGCGACTTCGACGACGTGCGGGAGTACTGA
- a CDS encoding D-aminoacyl-tRNA deacylase — translation MIAVVVSRADSASVHIGERLLELGEWEELTDESRPDEAGGGTYYRRGEFELREFDALHLELDGVADAFSESPAFVAFVSRHSGDTGPLLTAHFTGNFGPAEYGGESGAFARACPNAQKAVVEAFDRHAPDGYEVGIECTHHGPTDVGAPAMFVELGSDEEAWADPDGARAVARAVLDLTGVAADRDRHLVGFGGGHYAPRFERIVRETDWAVGHVGADWPLDAMGSPAANRDVLRRAFEASAAEYAVVEGDRPELVETLASLGYRVVSETWVVESEGVAADRLETLEADLSPVEEGLRLGADADADDYAVVSLPDDLLVEAAGIDLDAAREAVHANAVAYETREGGTKASGRAAVADEDRYDAVVDALAAILREKYDEVRRERTAVVATRQSFDAAAAAELGVPEGPAFGKLSAGRSVEVEGREVTPADVRSEETVAFKI, via the coding sequence GTGATTGCCGTCGTCGTCAGTCGCGCCGACAGCGCATCGGTCCACATCGGCGAGCGACTGCTGGAACTCGGCGAGTGGGAGGAACTGACCGACGAGTCGCGCCCCGACGAGGCGGGGGGCGGGACGTACTACCGCCGCGGCGAGTTCGAACTCCGCGAGTTCGACGCGCTCCACCTCGAACTCGACGGCGTCGCCGACGCGTTCTCCGAGTCCCCGGCGTTCGTCGCGTTCGTCTCCAGACACTCCGGCGACACCGGACCGCTCCTCACCGCCCACTTCACCGGGAACTTCGGTCCCGCCGAGTACGGCGGCGAGTCGGGCGCGTTCGCCCGCGCCTGCCCGAACGCCCAGAAGGCCGTCGTCGAGGCGTTCGACCGACACGCGCCGGACGGCTACGAGGTGGGAATCGAGTGCACCCACCACGGCCCCACGGACGTCGGCGCCCCCGCGATGTTCGTCGAACTCGGGAGCGACGAGGAGGCGTGGGCGGACCCCGACGGGGCCCGCGCCGTCGCCCGGGCCGTCCTCGACCTCACGGGCGTCGCCGCCGACCGGGACCGCCACCTCGTCGGCTTCGGCGGCGGCCACTACGCCCCGCGGTTCGAGCGCATCGTCCGCGAGACGGACTGGGCCGTCGGCCACGTCGGCGCCGACTGGCCCCTCGACGCGATGGGGTCGCCCGCGGCGAACCGCGACGTGCTCCGCCGCGCGTTCGAGGCGTCGGCGGCCGAGTACGCCGTCGTCGAGGGCGACCGACCGGAACTGGTCGAGACGCTGGCGTCGCTCGGCTACCGCGTCGTCAGCGAGACGTGGGTCGTCGAGAGCGAGGGCGTCGCCGCGGACCGACTGGAGACGCTGGAGGCCGACCTCTCGCCCGTCGAGGAGGGGCTTCGCCTCGGCGCCGACGCCGACGCGGACGACTACGCGGTCGTCTCCCTGCCGGACGACTTGCTCGTCGAGGCGGCGGGCATCGACCTCGACGCGGCCCGCGAGGCGGTCCACGCGAACGCCGTCGCCTACGAGACGAGAGAGGGCGGGACGAAGGCGTCGGGTCGCGCGGCGGTCGCCGACGAGGACCGGTACGACGCCGTGGTCGACGCCCTCGCCGCGATTCTCCGCGAGAAGTACGACGAGGTGCGGCGCGAACGGACCGCCGTCGTCGCCACCCGCCAGTCGTTCGACGCCGCCGCGGCCGCCGAGTTGGGCGTCCCCGAGGGCCCCGCGTTCGGGAAACTCTCCGCGGGCCGGTCCGTCGAAGTCGAGGGGCGCGAGGTGACTCCCGCGGACGTTCGTTCCGAGGAGACGGTCGCGTTCAAAATATAG
- the ftsZ gene encoding cell division protein FtsZ encodes MDSIVDEAIDEAEETGDGRTVDGLEDEQVRRSGTMTDDELKDVLQDLQTDITVVGCGGAGGNTVNRMQEEGIKGAKLVAANTDVQHLVEIEADTKILMGEQKTQGRGAGSLPQVGEEAALESQEEIYDAIEGSDMVFVTAGLGGGTGTGSAPVVAKAARECGALTIAIVTTPFTAEGEVRRTNAEAGLERLRDVADTVIVVPNDRLLDAVGKLPVRQAFKVSDEVLMRSVKGITELITKPGLVNLDFADVKTVMERGGVAMIGLGESDSDSKAQDSVKSALRSPLLDVDISGANSALVNVTGGSDMSIEEAEGVVEEIYDRIDPDARIIWGTSVDEELDGTMRTMIVVTGVESPQIYGRSDGGEEMHNAPQPQAAQQGQDIDYVD; translated from the coding sequence ATGGACTCGATCGTCGACGAAGCAATAGACGAGGCCGAGGAGACGGGGGATGGGAGGACCGTCGACGGGCTCGAAGACGAACAGGTGCGACGCAGCGGAACGATGACCGACGACGAACTGAAGGACGTTCTGCAGGACCTGCAGACGGACATCACCGTGGTCGGCTGCGGCGGTGCGGGCGGGAACACCGTCAACCGCATGCAGGAAGAGGGAATCAAGGGCGCGAAACTGGTCGCCGCCAACACCGACGTGCAACACCTCGTCGAAATCGAGGCCGACACGAAGATACTGATGGGCGAGCAGAAGACGCAGGGCCGCGGTGCCGGGTCGCTCCCCCAGGTCGGCGAGGAGGCCGCCCTCGAATCTCAGGAGGAGATTTACGACGCCATCGAGGGTTCCGACATGGTGTTCGTCACCGCCGGTCTCGGCGGCGGCACCGGAACTGGGTCGGCCCCCGTGGTCGCCAAGGCCGCCCGCGAGTGCGGTGCGCTCACCATCGCCATCGTGACGACGCCGTTCACCGCCGAGGGTGAGGTCCGTCGCACGAACGCCGAAGCCGGTCTCGAACGTCTCCGCGACGTGGCCGACACGGTCATCGTCGTCCCCAACGACCGCCTCCTCGACGCGGTGGGCAAACTCCCCGTTCGGCAGGCGTTCAAGGTGTCCGACGAGGTGCTGATGCGCTCGGTGAAGGGCATCACAGAACTCATCACCAAGCCCGGTCTCGTCAACCTCGACTTCGCCGACGTGAAGACGGTGATGGAACGCGGCGGCGTCGCCATGATCGGTCTCGGCGAGTCCGACTCCGACTCGAAGGCGCAGGACTCCGTCAAGAGCGCCCTCCGGTCGCCGCTTCTCGACGTGGACATCTCCGGTGCCAACTCCGCGCTCGTGAACGTCACGGGCGGGTCCGACATGAGCATCGAAGAGGCCGAGGGCGTCGTCGAGGAGATTTACGACCGCATCGACCCCGACGCGCGCATCATCTGGGGCACGTCCGTCGACGAGGAACTCGACGGCACGATGCGGACGATGATAGTCGTCACCGGCGTCGAGTCACCGCAGATATACGGTCGCAGCGACGGCGGCGAGGAGATGCACAACGCGCCGCAACCGCAGGCGGCCCAACAGGGACAGGACATCGACTACGTCGACTAA
- a CDS encoding protein translocase SEC61 complex subunit gamma: protein MDVKYDLNSYVRVLKLASTPSWEEFSQIGLIAGAGIFLVGFMGFVIFALMSFLPGGV from the coding sequence ATGGACGTCAAGTACGACCTGAACAGTTACGTGCGGGTGCTGAAACTGGCGAGCACCCCCTCCTGGGAGGAGTTCTCCCAGATCGGTCTCATCGCCGGCGCCGGCATCTTCCTCGTCGGCTTCATGGGGTTCGTCATCTTCGCACTCATGAGTTTCCTCCCCGGAGGTGTCTAG
- a CDS encoding transcription elongation factor Spt5, giving the protein MPIFAVKTTARQEQTVADMIATREEPEIHAVLAPDSLTSYVMVEADNNAVINRVLEEIPHARGLVGDGQATSSMAEVEHFLSPTPDVEGIAEGDIVELVAGPFKGEKARVQRIDETKDQVTVELYEATVPIPVTVRGDQIRVLDSEER; this is encoded by the coding sequence GTGCCCATCTTCGCCGTCAAGACGACCGCGCGACAGGAGCAGACTGTCGCCGACATGATAGCCACCCGTGAGGAACCGGAGATACACGCCGTCCTCGCCCCCGACTCGCTGACGAGTTACGTGATGGTCGAGGCGGACAACAACGCGGTCATCAACCGCGTCCTCGAAGAGATTCCGCACGCCCGCGGACTCGTCGGCGACGGGCAGGCCACCTCCAGCATGGCCGAAGTCGAGCACTTCCTCTCGCCGACGCCGGACGTGGAGGGCATCGCGGAGGGCGACATCGTCGAACTCGTCGCCGGCCCGTTCAAGGGCGAGAAGGCGCGCGTCCAGCGCATCGACGAGACGAAAGACCAGGTCACCGTCGAACTGTACGAGGCGACGGTCCCGATTCCGGTCACCGTCCGCGGCGACCAGATTCGCGTGCTGGATAGCGAGGAGCGCTGA
- a CDS encoding sodium:calcium antiporter — MSSRLSHPLTAVAVAVVLSLPWVFTWATGTVSGLSHLGTVAVSGLAVLGASFLLAWGAETAEKDVPRAFALAVLAVLAVAPEYAVDALYAWQAASDPSKANLAVANMTGANRILIGLGWSGIALFSIYKATQGRDDSSVVNRDGYLRDAVRLDPSISTEILFLFAATLYAFFVPFNGGIDWVDMVVLVGLYFTYIGIIVRGDVDEHDEQVGVPAYFQAKSRAVRTAVVLTLFAYSAFLIITAVEPFAHGLEALGLQFGIPEFFMIQWIAPLASESPELIVTAYLVNKARSTAAFNALISSKLNQWTLLIGTLVLVYSVALGRYGALPFDFKQSAEIWLTAAQSFFALAVLVNFRIDVREAVTLLVLFVSQVVFEFAIIQTVPEPTATQYSIDLLLGYTALYLLIGSGLLVSRRTDLRRLARLTVRNVRGEPTPEPGRAD; from the coding sequence ATGAGTTCACGTCTCAGCCATCCGCTCACCGCCGTCGCCGTGGCGGTGGTGCTGTCGCTCCCGTGGGTCTTCACGTGGGCGACCGGCACCGTGTCGGGGCTCTCCCACCTCGGGACCGTCGCGGTAAGCGGGCTGGCGGTCCTCGGCGCATCGTTCCTCCTCGCGTGGGGAGCAGAGACGGCGGAGAAAGACGTCCCCCGCGCGTTCGCACTCGCCGTCCTCGCCGTCCTCGCCGTCGCCCCCGAGTACGCGGTGGACGCCCTCTACGCGTGGCAGGCGGCGTCCGACCCCTCGAAGGCGAATCTCGCCGTCGCCAACATGACAGGCGCGAACCGCATCCTCATCGGACTGGGCTGGTCGGGCATCGCCCTGTTCTCCATCTACAAGGCCACGCAGGGCCGCGACGACTCGAGCGTCGTGAACCGCGACGGCTACCTCCGCGACGCCGTCAGACTCGACCCCAGCATCTCGACGGAGATTCTGTTCCTGTTCGCCGCCACCCTCTACGCGTTCTTCGTCCCCTTCAACGGGGGCATCGACTGGGTCGACATGGTCGTCCTCGTCGGCCTCTACTTCACCTACATCGGCATCATCGTCCGCGGCGACGTGGACGAACACGACGAGCAGGTGGGCGTGCCCGCGTACTTCCAGGCGAAGTCGCGGGCCGTCCGGACCGCCGTCGTCCTGACGCTGTTCGCCTACTCCGCGTTCCTCATCATCACCGCCGTCGAACCGTTCGCGCACGGGCTGGAGGCGCTCGGCCTGCAGTTCGGCATCCCCGAGTTCTTCATGATACAGTGGATCGCGCCGCTGGCCTCCGAGAGTCCCGAACTCATCGTGACGGCCTACCTCGTGAACAAGGCGCGTTCGACCGCGGCGTTCAACGCCCTCATCTCCTCGAAGCTGAACCAGTGGACGCTGCTCATCGGGACGCTCGTCCTCGTCTACAGCGTCGCGCTCGGCCGCTACGGAGCGCTCCCGTTCGACTTCAAGCAGTCGGCCGAGATATGGCTCACCGCCGCGCAGAGCTTCTTCGCGCTGGCGGTCCTCGTGAACTTCCGCATCGACGTGCGCGAGGCCGTGACGCTCTTGGTCCTGTTCGTCTCGCAGGTGGTGTTCGAGTTCGCCATCATCCAGACGGTGCCCGAGCCCACCGCCACGCAGTACTCCATCGACCTCCTCCTCGGCTACACGGCGCTCTACCTCCTCATCGGCTCCGGGTTGCTCGTCAGCCGGCGGACGGACCTGCGTCGGCTGGCCCGCCTGACGGTCAGGAACGTCCGCGGCGAACCGACGCCCGAACCCGGCCGGGCGGACTGA
- a CDS encoding DUF7565 family protein, whose protein sequence is MSLWKCGVAECDGRFEEVEDAIIHQTVEHERHECKVCGTIVPEGYFAIRHAFEEHSRAEFVRAYDANSSDVRERERVKREVESEADLQSVVETLKERGAL, encoded by the coding sequence ATGTCCCTGTGGAAGTGCGGCGTCGCCGAGTGTGACGGGCGGTTCGAGGAGGTGGAGGACGCCATCATCCACCAGACGGTCGAACACGAGCGTCACGAGTGCAAGGTGTGCGGCACCATCGTCCCCGAAGGCTACTTCGCCATCCGCCACGCGTTCGAGGAACACTCCCGCGCCGAGTTCGTCCGCGCGTACGACGCCAACTCCTCCGACGTGCGCGAACGGGAGCGTGTCAAGCGCGAGGTGGAGTCGGAGGCCGACCTGCAGTCGGTCGTGGAGACGCTGAAAGAGCGCGGCGCACTGTAG